Proteins encoded by one window of Tunturibacter psychrotolerans:
- a CDS encoding methyltransferase, which yields MATSASPQPPTPERFFNAINAYEQTEAMKAAIELEIFTAIAEGNTCAATIAKRCQGAERGVEILCDYLTIHGFLTKEGAEYGLAPDSAFFLNKGSRAYLGGAIEFLLNPRIREGHARLTEAVRQGGSALGEGALEPDNPDWVRFARAMMPLMFMPAQVMAGELAKGGAVNKVLDIAASHGLYGISVAKQNAAAHIYASDWKNVLEVARENAQAMGVADRYHLLPGSAFDVDFGGDYDLALVTNFLHHFDLPTCTAFMRKVYASLRPGGRAAIVEFVPNADRVTPPTAAAFSLVMLASTPAGNAYTFQEIESLSREAGFVRAELAPPPIGLGRLIIAYR from the coding sequence ATGGCCACATCGGCTTCACCGCAGCCACCTACGCCCGAGCGTTTTTTCAACGCTATAAACGCCTACGAGCAAACGGAGGCAATGAAGGCTGCCATTGAGCTTGAGATCTTCACAGCCATCGCCGAAGGCAATACCTGCGCTGCGACGATCGCGAAGCGCTGCCAGGGTGCCGAACGCGGCGTGGAGATTCTTTGCGATTACTTAACGATTCATGGCTTCTTAACCAAGGAAGGGGCGGAGTACGGTCTCGCACCTGACTCAGCTTTTTTTCTGAACAAAGGTTCGCGGGCATACCTTGGCGGGGCCATTGAATTTCTGCTGAATCCGCGGATACGTGAAGGGCACGCGAGGCTGACTGAGGCGGTGCGTCAGGGAGGAAGTGCACTGGGCGAAGGAGCGCTGGAGCCGGACAACCCAGACTGGGTGAGGTTTGCGCGGGCGATGATGCCGCTGATGTTTATGCCGGCCCAGGTTATGGCTGGCGAGCTCGCAAAGGGCGGCGCGGTGAACAAGGTGCTGGATATCGCTGCTTCGCATGGCCTCTATGGAATCTCCGTTGCGAAACAGAATGCCGCTGCGCACATCTACGCGTCGGATTGGAAGAATGTGCTCGAAGTTGCGCGGGAGAATGCGCAGGCGATGGGGGTTGCCGATCGCTACCATCTGCTTCCGGGGAGTGCCTTCGACGTGGATTTTGGCGGCGATTACGATCTGGCGCTGGTGACAAACTTCCTGCATCATTTCGATCTGCCTACATGTACGGCATTCATGCGGAAGGTATATGCATCGCTTAGGCCGGGAGGACGGGCTGCCATTGTTGAATTTGTTCCCAATGCTGATCGGGTAACGCCGCCGACTGCGGCAGCCTTCAGCCTGGTGATGCTGGCTTCTACTCCCGCAGGCAATGCGTATACCTTCCAAGAGATCGAGAGTCTTTCGAGAGAGGCTGGCTTTGTGCGAGCGGAGCTAGCGCCGCCGCCGATTGGCCTCGGTCGCCTGATCATTGCTTACCGGTGA